The genomic window ATTTTCCTCACAACTCTTATCTTTACCTACACAAACAGTGTAGAATAGACCTCAGTGTCAGCGGATACTGATTTTACATAAACAAGACTATTCATTGCtatgttttactgtaaacagTTTCTAATGTATCTGTTTACACTTAAAATATGTAAACCATTGACTCAATTTACATGCTTAAATTCTTTCATCTTCACAGTTAGAAGTCAGCAGTCAGCAGAAATGTAATTGTAACagctttttcatttattttatcacattaaatatatcaaaatattcatatatatacatatatttctaAATAGGCAAAGGGAATAACTGAACATAATATATCTGGACTGCCTTAAAATTGGTTGTTTTCTTCCATTTACaaactgtttctgtcttttcaacACAGGACGTCCAGACATGCAGAAAACTGAGATACAAAATGGAGCAAGTTGTGAATGAATAATGGCTGAGAAGTCTGGTCCCATGATATCCTCTGTGCCAAATCAGTCAGTTATAAACCTTACAACTGTCCTATGGGAGCCAAATCCTACGGTTCCTGCCGATGTGGGTGTAGTCACAAGCTCCCAGTCACAGATCAAAGACCTTTTTGGCTTGTTCTGCATGGTGACCCTTAACCTCATTGCTTTGTTAGCCAATGCTGGTGTAATGGTGGCCATTGCTCGTGCTCCTCACCTGAAGaggtttgcatttgtgtgtcacCTTTGCGCAGTCGACCTGCTGTGTGCCATTCTCCTCATGCCTCTGGGTATCATATCCAGCTCGCCTTTCTTTGGTactgtggtgtttactgttctTGAGTGTCAGGTTTACATCTTTCTCAACGTTTtcctcatctgtctgtccattCTTACCATCACAGCCATCAGTGTGGAGCGTTACTTCTATATTGTACACCCAATGCGTTACGAAGTCAAGATGACCATCAACCTCGCTATTGGTGTAATGCTCCTAATCTGGGTTAAGTCAGTCCTCTTGGCTTTGGTCACACTGTTTGGATGGCCAGCTTATGGAAATCAAAGCTCTATTGCTGCAGGTCACTGCTCTCTCCATGCGAGCCACAGTCGTCTGAGAAGAGTATTTGCTGTGCTCTTCAGTGTGGTGTGTTTCCTGGTTCCTGCAGTGGTTATCTTTGCTGTTTACTGTGCTGTGTACAAGGTAGCCCGTTCCGCAGCTTTACAGCAAGTCCCCACTGTGCCAACATGGGCAAATTCAAGCCCTGCTAAGAATCGCTCTGACTCCATTAACAGCCAGACTACCATGATCACCACCACCCGCACTCTGCCCCAGAGACTATCTCCAGAGAGGGCCTTCAGTGGGGGCAAAGCTGCCCTTACCTTGGTATTCATTGTGGGCCAGTTCTTGGTTTGTTGGTTGCCGTACTTCATCTTCCACCTGCAAATGTCTCTGACTGGCTCCATGCAGAGCCCTGGGGATTTAGAGGAGGCAGTCACCTGGCTCGCTTACTCTTCTTTTGCAGTTAACCCATTCTTCTACGGCCTGTTGAACAGGCAGATCAGAGAGGAGCTCATCAAGTTTCGACGCTGCTGCCTGACCCAGCCTATGGAGTTTGGGGCTTCCAGTCATGAGGGCTCTCTTCAGGAGAACTTCCTCCAGTTCATCCAGAGAACCAGCAGCTCAGCTGAAACCCGGTCCAGCTGTGTTAACTCCAGTCCCAGAAACACTATGGACCAGGGAGTTAAGATCCCTGGACAAATACCTGAGGAAAATGCTTAGACATTGAGCAATATGGACTGCAATACTAATATGTAGGCCATAGCTTTTTATGGTTGTGGGACATTTTTCCTTCATACTT from Thunnus maccoyii chromosome 3, fThuMac1.1, whole genome shotgun sequence includes these protein-coding regions:
- the gpr61l gene encoding probable G-protein coupled receptor codes for the protein MAEKSGPMISSVPNQSVINLTTVLWEPNPTVPADVGVVTSSQSQIKDLFGLFCMVTLNLIALLANAGVMVAIARAPHLKRFAFVCHLCAVDLLCAILLMPLGIISSSPFFGTVVFTVLECQVYIFLNVFLICLSILTITAISVERYFYIVHPMRYEVKMTINLAIGVMLLIWVKSVLLALVTLFGWPAYGNQSSIAAGHCSLHASHSRLRRVFAVLFSVVCFLVPAVVIFAVYCAVYKVARSAALQQVPTVPTWANSSPAKNRSDSINSQTTMITTTRTLPQRLSPERAFSGGKAALTLVFIVGQFLVCWLPYFIFHLQMSLTGSMQSPGDLEEAVTWLAYSSFAVNPFFYGLLNRQIREELIKFRRCCLTQPMEFGASSHEGSLQENFLQFIQRTSSSAETRSSCVNSSPRNTMDQGVKIPGQIPEENA